In Acidobacteriota bacterium, a genomic segment contains:
- a CDS encoding DinB family protein, with protein sequence MTAAITKRPESSEYPPYTEGYISRVPDGDIVATLGKQLEDTLALINSIPEARGEWRYAEGKWSVKELIGHVIDSERVFAYRALRFGRGDATPLSGFEQDDFVRGADFNKRSLSDLADEYEHVRRATISLLANLDQSAWDRRGAANNNEVSVRALAFIIAGHERHHVDILRTRYL encoded by the coding sequence ATGACAGCAGCTATCACAAAACGCCCGGAGAGTTCCGAGTATCCGCCCTACACCGAGGGCTACATTTCACGGGTACCCGACGGCGACATCGTGGCGACGCTCGGCAAGCAACTCGAAGATACGCTCGCTCTGATCAACAGCATTCCTGAAGCTCGCGGTGAGTGGCGATATGCGGAGGGCAAGTGGAGCGTCAAAGAGCTTATCGGGCACGTCATAGACAGCGAGCGAGTGTTTGCCTACCGCGCGCTGCGGTTTGGTCGCGGAGACGCGACGCCGCTGTCAGGCTTCGAGCAGGACGACTTCGTTCGCGGTGCAGACTTCAACAAGCGGAGTCTTAGCGATCTTGCAGACGAATACGAGCACGTTCGGCGCGCGACGATTTCTCTTTTGGCCAATCTGGATCAGAGCGCGTGGGATCGGCGAGGCGCGGCCAACAACAACGAAGTGTCGGTTCGTGCGCTTGCGTTCATCATTGCCGGCCACGAACGCCATCACGTCGACATACTTCGAACACGGTATCTGTGA